From Coturnix japonica isolate 7356 chromosome 1, Coturnix japonica 2.1, whole genome shotgun sequence, the proteins below share one genomic window:
- the NRIP1 gene encoding nuclear receptor-interacting protein 1 — translation MTHGEELGSEMHQDSVVLTYLEGLLMHQAAGGSGTTVDKKSAGHSGEDQNFNISGNIFPSCQSNGPVLNTSTYQGSGMLHLKKARLLQSSEDWNAAKRRRLSDSIVDLDGKKEALLAGMVENVPKGKQDSTLLASLLQSFSSRLQSVALSQQIRQSLKEQGYSLSHDSLQVEKDLRCYGVASSHLKTLLKKSKAKDQKLDNSLPDITKNLPKERFIESPHAVQSGPKVVNEPLSCAARLQAVASMVEKRSSPAASPKPSVACSQLALLLSSEAHLQQYSREHALKAQNANQIASERLAAMARLQESAQKDIGQFSLAKGMTSHLNGQAGSSTKMVSSKSNMAPFQSSVGITHSPPKNVGFKSTLERNNVKTSPSNSLLLHLLKSQNTTKQLKGHEQSERASIFEESSTPTTIDEYSDNNPSFTDDSSDDESSHSNCLPIDLSFKQRTDKPDTGPPASLDNLTQSLLHSWDPKVSCPESKEDKDTPKASKLNPHQKVTLLQLLLGHKSEEKVDKSNEPQGPHSAADVAKFTVQTGKRTPVTDSPNANRMTPLNTPPLLASAKADSPINLSHPSLAIKRSSPPYACSIQPDRLVNPASKHLIDLSKSKEIQGAKLSRNDSPQNSSAFSASKLLQNLAQCGMQTSMSSEEQRSGKHLLVGNTDKPVGLIDRLNSPLLTNKLSTHEENNKILSCHSVPTEQGLPGSEIENLLERRTVLQLLLGTPNKGKNEKKERVLLRDESSQEHTDKALNEQILTVKIKTEPSEESNVPYNSNAQQIRECKGNKFQGFVHSLQRNTAASPASEEMKSEPLSPQDFSFSKNGLLSRLLRQNQDSYPADEVDRSHQNNELAHLESKSLCTVPKKRKLHAEPLESPLKKMKTNVSHAANNHVSPTEALYGPLLNQQELKFGRSDSEFKYAVSHGSNNESDNRSWSRDSKGFNVLKQLLLSENCERDLSQHRNNLLTESKKKGNKSNSTINKPEFSISSVNALMGSPVQQSNCVDHRTFQYPVKSPASSPFPEHLGRLEPDQFSVCPMPSEKGPIRWVITGMDKNDYEKDSPRLTKTNPILYYMLQKGGNSVSSQEAHDKEIWNEPSFTDSSTRVTIKEELTSDGELKTPFSNLRSPYNSHVGNKTSHQHGVNGEVHGLLEKVLTIKKEPE, via the coding sequence ATGACTCATGGAGAAGAGCTTGGCTCTGAGATGCACCAGGATTCTGTTGTTCTAACTTACCTAGAAGGATTACTAATGCATCAAGCGGCAGGAGGCTCAGGTACTACAGTTGACAAAAAGTCTGCTGGGCATAGTGGAGAGGATCAAAACTTTAATATTTCTGGAAATATATTTCCCAGCTGTCAAAGTAATGGTCCAGTTCTTAACACAAGTACATATCAGGGATCTGGCATGTTGCACCTCAAAAAAGCAAGGCTGTTGCAGTCTTCTGAAGATTGGAATGCAGCGAAGAGAAGGCGGTTGTCTGATTCCATTGTGGATTTAGACGGAAAAAAGGAAGCTTTGTTAGCTGGCATGGTTGAAAATGTGCCTAAAGGCAAACAGGATAGCACATTACTTGCCTCTTTGCTTCAGTCATTCAGCTCTAGGCTTCAGAGTGTTGCTCTGTCACAGCAGATTAGACAGAGCCTTAAGGAGCAAGGCTATTCCCTTAGCCATGATTCTTTACAGGTGGAGAAAGATTTACGGTGCTATGGTGTTGCATCCAGTCACCTGAAGACTCTATTgaagaagagcaaagcaaaggatCAGAAGTTGGACAACAGCTTGCCTGATATAACAAAGAACCTGCCCAAAGAGAGGTTTATAGAATCTCCTCATGCAGTGCAGAGCGGACCTAAAGTAGTAAATGAACCACTGTCATGTGCTGCAAGATTACAAGCTGTGGCAAGCATGGTAGAGAAACGATCTAGTCCTGCTGCTTCACCAAAGCCCAGTGTAGCATGCAGCCAACTAGCTTTACTACTTTCAAGTGAAGCTCACTTGCAGCAGTACTCCAGGGAACATgctttaaaagcacaaaatgcaAATCAAATAGCAAGTGAGAGACTTGCAGCTATGGCCAGATTACAAGAAAGTGCTCAAAAAGATATTGGCCAGTTCagtttagcaaaaggaatgACAAGCCATCTCAATGGTCAAGCAGGATCATCAACCAAAATGGTATCTAGCAAAAGCAATATGGCACCGTTTCAGAGTTCGGTGGGAATCACACATTCACCACCCAAAAATGTTGGATTCAAAAGTACCTTGGAAAGGAATAATGTGAAAACCTCTCCCAGCAACAGTTTGCTCTTACATCTCCTGAAAAGCCAGAATACCACCAAACAATTAAAAGGCCATGAACAGAGTGAGAGAGCCAGCATTTTTGAAGAGAGTAGCACACCAACAACTATTGATGAGTATTCAGACAACAATCCTAGTTTTACAGATGACAGCAGCGATGACGAAAGTTCCCATTCTAACTGTCTTCCTATAGACTTATCTTTTAAACAGAGGACAGACAAACCAGACACAGGTCCACCGGCGTCACTGGATAACCTGACTCAGTCCTTGCTTCATAGCTGGGATCCAAAAGTTTCCTGTCCGGAGAGCAAGGAGGACAAAGACACTCCAAAAGCATCTAAGCTGAACCCCCATCAAAAAGTAACACTACTTCAGCTGTTACTTGGGCATAAGAGTGAAGAAAAGGTAGACAAAAGTAATGAGCCTCAGGGaccacacagtgctgctgatgtGGCAAAATTCACTGTACAAACTGGTAAAAGGACTCCTGTTACTGACAGTCCCAATGCAAATCGAATGACTCCACTAAACACTCCACCTTTGCTTGCTTCTGCAAAAGCAGACTCTCCTATAAATCTCTCTCACCCATCATTAGCCATCAAGCGTAGCTCACCACCATATGCCTGCAGCATCCAGCCAGACAGGCTGGTGAATCCTGCATCTAAACATTTGATAGACctttcaaaaagcaaagaaattcaaGGAGCTAAGCTGAGCCGAAACGACAGTCCACAAAACTCGTCAGCTTTCAGTGCCAGCAAGCTGTTGCAGAATCTTGCTCAGTGTGGTATGCAGACTTCCATGTCAAGTGAAGAACAAAGATCCGGCAAACATCTGCTGGTGGGGAACACAGATAAACCCGTAGGCTTGATTGATAGATTGAACAGCCCTCTGCTTACAAATAAATTAAGTACTCAcgaagaaaataacaaaatattaagTTGTCATTCTGTACCCACTGAACAAGGACTTCCAGGTTCGGAAATAGAAAATCTCCTTGAAAGGCGAActgtccttcagctgcttctgggaACTCCCAATAaaggtaaaaatgaaaagaaagagagggtGCTTTTAAGAGATGAAAGTTCTCAGGAACACACAGATAAGGCTTTGAATGAGCAAATAttgacagtgaaaataaaaactgaaccGTCTGAAGAATCAAATGTCCCTTATAATTCAAATGCACAACAAATAAGAGAGTGCAAGGGTAACAAATTTCAAGGATTTGTTCATTCGCTACAGAGAAACACAGCTGCTTCTCCAGCATCTGAGGAGATGAAGTCTGAGCCTCTTTCACctcaagatttttctttttccaaaaatgGCCTGCTAAGTAGATTGCTGAGACAGAATCAGGATAGTTACCCTGCAGATGAGGTGGACAGAAGTCATCAAAACAATGAGCTGGCACACCTGGAATCAAAGAGTCTTTGCACAGTACCGAAGAAAAGGAAGCTTCATGCTGAGCCTTTGGAAAGTCCgttaaaaaagatgaaaactaaTGTGTCTCATGCTGCAAACAATCACGTTTCTCCTACAGAGGCACTGTATGGGCCTTTGCTAAACCAGCAAGAACTGAAATTTGGCAGAAGTGATTCAGAATTTAAATATGCTGTAAGTCATGGTTCAAATAATGAAAGTGATAATAGGAGTTGGTCTAGAGATAGTAAAGGCTTTAACGTGTTGAAACAGCTGCTTCTCTCAGAAAACTGTGAGAGAGACCTGTCGCAACATAGGAATAACTTACTAACtgagagcaagaaaaaaggaaacaaaagcaactcAACAATTAATAAACCCgaattcagcatttcttcagtaAATGCGTTAATGGGAAGTCCTGTGCAACAGAGCAATTGCGTAGATCACAGAACATTTCAGTATCCAGTAAAAAGTCCTGCCAGTTCCCCCTTCCCTGAACATTTGGGGAGACTTGAACCTGACCAGTTTAGTGTGTGCCCCATGCCCAGTGAGAAAGGTCCCATTAGATGGGTGATCACAGGTATGGACAAGAACGATTATGAAAAAGACTCTCCGAGACTGACCAAAACCAATCCAATCCTGTACTACATGTTACAGAAAGGCGGCAACTCTGTTAGTAGCCAAGAAGCACATGACAAAGAAATATGGAATGAACCATCGTTTACTGATAGTTCGACTCGTGTTACAATCAAAGAGGAGTTAACATCTGACGGAGAGCTTAAAACTCCTTTTAGTAACTTAAGAAGCCCTTACAACAGCCATGTGGGAAATAAGACCTCACATCAACATGGTGTGAACGGAGAAGTGCACGGACTTCTGGAAAAAGTGCTAACAATCAAAAAAGAGCCAGAATAA